The Halorhodospira halophila SL1 genomic sequence CATAGTGCTGGCCGTGGGCCCCGACGACCAGCAGCTCGGCCTGCTCCTCCTCGATGGCCTGGGCCAGCTCACCGAGGACATTGCCGAAACGCACCTGGAGCGACGCTGACTGCCCGGGAGTCGTGTTCTGCAACTCCGCCTCGGCTGTCTGCCGGACGGCGGCACGGGGTTGCCCATCGGCACTCTCCGCGGGGATATCACTGTCGATGACGTAGACCGCTCCAAGGCCTGCTCCGGTCTCTCCGGCCAGCTGCGCGGCCCGCTCGCCGGCCAGCGCCGCCTGCGGCGAGAGATCACTGGCGAAAAGGATCTGCCTGAGGCTCATCGTCCGCCCCCTCCTCTCTCCTGCCCCCCGGTGATTCCGGCCACGGCCATCTCCGCGGCATCGACGAAGGGCAACAGGATGCGATCAGGCCCCTGTCCCCGCAGATAATCGGCGTCCATCCGCGAGTGGGAAGTCACCGCCACCTTGCCCTGATAACCGGCACTCCGCAGGGCGCTGATCAGCGTCGCGCCGATATCCCGGTCGGGCACCGTACTGATCACCCACCGCGCCCGCGCCAGGGGCAGGGTCTGCGGGAACTCCGGGTCGGAGGCGTCTCCGTAATGGGCCATGTGCCCCTCTTCCCGCCACTGTCCCACCAGCGTCGGGTCAAAGTCCACGCCCAGCACTCGCCAGCCCCGGGCCTTGAAGTTCTTGGCCAGCTGGTGGCCGTAGCGGCCCAATCCGAAGATGACCACATCCGCTTCATAGTGCTGATCCGGCTGGCTGTCCAGGGCGATCTCGGCGTGCGGGACCTTGCGCTCGAAGACCGACAGAAGCGGCGCCAGGCGTTCGTAGAGCGGCTTGGAGTAGAGGATCATGTAGGTGGAGGCACCGATGGTGATCAGGCCCACCAGCGTGACCAGGCCCATGGTGTCCTGCCCGATGTGACCCACCGACATGCCCAGGGCGGCCAGGATCAACGAGAACTCGGAGATCTGCGCCACCGTCAGTCCGGCCAGGAAACCGGTCCGCTTGCGGTACCCCATGTACCCCATGATGATCAGCACGATGATCGGGTTGCCGATGAGTACGAAGGTCGAGAAGATCAGCGCCGGCACCACCTGATCACCGATGGTGCCCATATCCAGCTGCGCGCCCAGCGAGATGAAGAAGAACAGCAGCAGGAAATCCCGCAGCGCCGTCAGGCGCGAGGCCACCGCCTCCCGGTAGGGCGTCGAGGCAATGGCAATACCCGCCAGGAAGGCACCCACCTCCTTGCTGAAGCCCATCAGATCGCCGCCGGTAGCCATGGCCACCGCCAGGGCGATGGAGAAAAGCACCAAGAGCTCCGGCGTACGCGCCAGCATGTTGAGAAGCGGCGGCAGCACATAGCGCATCATCAGGGCCACGAACAGCAGCATGGCCACACCGGTGAGCAGCACCTGCCCCACCTCCATGGCCACGTTGGCATCCCCCTCGCCAGCGGCCAGCGAGGTGATCAGGATCATGGCCAGGACTACACAGATGTCCTGCACGATCAGAAAGCCGATGGCGATCCGCCCGTGCAGGGCGTCGATCTCCTTCTTATCGGAGAGCAGCTTGACGATGATAATGGTGCTCGAGAAGGTCAGCGCGACCGCCACGTAGAGCGCCGTGATCGGCTCCATCCCCAGAGCCAGCGCGATCAGGAACCCCACCGCCGAGGTAAACAGCACCTGCCCTAGCCCGGTCGCCAAGGCCACCGGCCCCATGGTCCGGATCAGGTGTAGATCGAGCTTTAGACCGACGATGAACAGCAACAGGGCGATGCCGATCTCGGCCAGCAGATCCATCATCGGCTCGTGTCCGTCCACCCACCCCAGGGCAGACGGCCCGACCAGGATGCCGACGGCGATGAACGAGACGATCAGCGGCTGCTTGAGTCGGGTTCCGATAAAGCCGATGACGGCTGCCACCAGCAGCAGGATGGCGAATTGGTTGAACAGTCCTTCGACAGCGGGGATGTCGGCCATGCAAAAATCCTGATATGGAAAAAACGGCGTGAATCGCCGAGTTCAGCGCACGTGGGCCACTTCCTGGCCCAGCATCTCGGCGGTCACCAGCACCACCCCGCCCGGGGTGACGTGGAAGCGCTCACGGTCGGTCTCCAGATCCTCGCCGATGACCATACCCGGCGGGATCCGGCAGCCCTCGTCGATGACCGCGCGGCGGATCCGGCAGCCGTCCTCGACGGTCACCCGCGGCAGGATCACCGCCTCCTGCACCTCGGCCCCCGGACCGACCTTGACCCGGGAGAAGAGCACCGAGCGACGAACCGAGGCGCCGGCGATGATATTCCCTCCCGAAACCATGGAGTCGATGGCCATGCCGCGCTTGCCGCGCTGATCGTGCATGAACTTGGCCGGGGGCAGCTGCGCCTGGTAGGTCCAGATCGGCCACTCGTCATCGTAGAGGTCGAGCTCCGGCTCCTCCTGGATCAGCTCCTGGTTGGCGCGGTAGAAGGCATCCACCGTCCCCACATCCCGCCAGTATGCCTGTTTGCCGCTCACCGGATCACTGAACGGATAGGCCTGGACGTGATCCCGACCGATGGCTGCCGGCAGCACGTCGCGGCCGAAATCCCGCGAACTGGCAAAGTTCTCGGCGTCCTCGCGCAGCACCTGGAGCAGATAGTCGCGGTTGAAGACGTAGATGCCCATGGATACCAGGGCCACGTCGTCGTGGCCCGGCATCGGCTCGGGCTGCTGCGGCTTTTCGGTCAGCGCAGTGACCCGGCCGTCTTCCTGGACGCTCATCACCCCGAAGGCGCGGGCCTGCTCGAGCGTCACCTGCACGCAACCGACCGTAACGTCGGCACCGGACTCAACGTGCCGGGCGATCATCGCCCCGTAATCCATCTTGTAGACATGATCGCCGGCGAGGATCAGCACGTAGCTGGGATCGTGGGCCTGGATGATGTCGATATTCTGGTAGACGGAATCGGCGGTCCCGGAGTACCAGAGCGGCTTGTCCATACGCTGCTGCGCCGGGATCAGCTCGACGAACTCGCCGAACTCGCCGCGCAGGAACCCCCACCCCCGCTGGACGTGCTGGATCAAGGAGTGGGCCTTGTACTGGGTCAGGATGCCCACCCGGCGGATGCCGGAGTTGATGCAGTTGGACAGCGGAAAATCGATCAGCCGGAACTTGCCGCCGAAGGGGATCGCCGGCTTGGTCCGCCAGTCCGTAAGGCTGGAGAGCCGTCCACCGCGGCCGCCGGCCATGATCAACGCGAGGGTCTCACGCGTCAGCCGACTGACAAATCGCGGGTTGCGCTCAAGAAACATGCGACCTCCGGGGCGGGCTCGAACCCGGTCAGGATATAAGGGCGGTGCGGTGATGCCAACGGCTCCCCTCCGAGGGTTACGGGAAATCCCTTTTGCGGTTACCCTAAACGCTGGAAGTGTCATCGCAGGGTCGCGATCCCCGGCAGGGAACCGGGCGGAGGGAAGCAGGCTTGGAGACGCCACCATCCAAGGAAGCGGTCGAGGTACCGGTCGAGGACCTGCGCCCGGGGATGTACCTGGTCGAGCTGGGCGTGAAGTGGGCCATGCACCCCTTCCTGCACAACCAGTTCGAACTCGACACCGCGAGCATCCGCAAGATCCGTGACCTGGGGATTACCCGGGTCAAGGTGGACCCGCGCCGGGGCCGCGGTGCCGCCGACGGCGGATCAGCGAAGGAAGCTGAACCGCCCCCCCGCCGGGCCAGCAAGGCGAAAGGGGATGGCGACGGGCGACGGTGGGCACGCCAGCTCACCCAGGAGGCGCGCTCGGCGGTACGCGATCTGGTGCGCGATGCCCGCGCCGGCCGGGCCCTGCGCATGCAGGATATCGACGAGATCAGCGAGGAACTCTCGGTCGCCCTGTACGAACACCCCGATGCCATGCTCGCCTTCGGGCGCATCCGCTCCCGCGATCAGTACACCTACCAGCATAGCGTCAACGTCGGGGTGTTGCTGATGGCCTTTGCCCGCTACCTCCGCATGCCCGAACCCCACGTGCGCGCCCTCGGCTCCGCCGGCATCGTCCACGACATCGGCAAGACACTGCTGCCGGACGCGATCATCGCCAAACCCGGCCCCCTGACGCCGGAGGAGTACCAGCAGGTTAAGGACCACCCCTGGCGGGGCGCCGAATTGCTGCGCCAGACCCCCGGGGCCACGTCGCTGGCCGTGCGGATCGCCGAGCAGCACCATGAGCGCATCGACGGCACCGGCTACCCCTACGGCCTGAGCGGGCGTGAGCTGAGCATCGAGACCCGCATGGCCGCCATCGTCGACGTCTACGACGCCGTTACCGCCATCCGGTCCTACCACCGCGGCCGCCCCCCCACCGAGGGGCTGCGCATCATTGCCAGTGAGGCCGGCCAGGCCCTCGATGCCACACTGATCCGGCGATTCGTGCGCTGTGTCGGCATCTATCCGCCAGGCTCGCTGGTCCGCCTGTCCACAGGCAAGCTGGCGGTGGTCCTGGAGGCCCATAAACGGGCCGCCGACAAGCCGCGGGTCCGGGTGGTCTACGACATCTCGGCCGAGCGCATGATCGACCCGCCCCCCATCCTGGACCTCTCCCAGGGGCACCCCGCCCACCGCATCGAGCGCGCCGAGGATCCGGCGTCCTGGGCCCTGCCGCCGGAACGCTTCCTCTAGACGATTGGCTTAGAATGGGCCGTTCACTCCCCGACCGGCCCACCCATGGAACTGCTGATCAAGTACACCGTCGTCTTCCTGCTCGCTGCCACGCCGTGGATCGAACTGATGGTCGTCATCCCCATGGGGGCCGCCATGGGTCTGTCGGTCACCCCCCTGACCATCGTGGCCTTCATCGGCAACGCATTACCGGTGTTCGCCATCATCGCCCTGTTCCGCTGGTGGGAGCAGCGGCGGGGGCCAGTACAGCGGCGCTGGAGCGAACGGGCCACCCGGGTCTGGGATCGGTACGGACTCCCGGGGCTGGCGCTGCTCGGGCCGGTGCTCACCGGCATCCACCTGGCGGCGGTGATGGCACTCGCCCTGGGGGCCTGGCGACGGCAGACGGCACAGTGGATGGTCGCCAGCCTGGCGGTATGGGCCGTAGTCACTGGCGTGGTCACCGCCGCCGGGGTGGAGTGGCTGACCCGATCGGACTGAACGGGGCAGCGATGACCTGGCGCAAGATCATCCACATCGACATGGACGCCTTCTACGCCTCGGTGGAGCAGCGCGACGACCCGAGCCTGCGCGGTCAACCCGTGGTGGTGGGCGGCTCCCCCGAAGGACGGGGCGTGGTCGCCGCGGCGAGTTACGAGGCGCGGGCATTCGGCATCCGCTCCGCGCAGCCCGCCGCCTGGGCCCGGCGCCGCTGTCCCGAGGCCATCTTCCTGCGCCCCCGGTTTGACCGCTACCGCGCCATTTCCCGGCAGATTCACGGCATATTCGCCGACTTCGCCACCACCATCGAACCCCTATCCCTCGACGAGGCCTATCTGGATGTCACCGGCTCGCAACGGTTCCGCGGCTCGGCCACCCACATGGCCCAGGCAAT encodes the following:
- a CDS encoding small multi-drug export protein, which encodes MELLIKYTVVFLLAATPWIELMVVIPMGAAMGLSVTPLTIVAFIGNALPVFAIIALFRWWEQRRGPVQRRWSERATRVWDRYGLPGLALLGPVLTGIHLAAVMALALGAWRRQTAQWMVASLAVWAVVTGVVTAAGVEWLTRSD
- the glgC gene encoding glucose-1-phosphate adenylyltransferase, whose translation is MFLERNPRFVSRLTRETLALIMAGGRGGRLSSLTDWRTKPAIPFGGKFRLIDFPLSNCINSGIRRVGILTQYKAHSLIQHVQRGWGFLRGEFGEFVELIPAQQRMDKPLWYSGTADSVYQNIDIIQAHDPSYVLILAGDHVYKMDYGAMIARHVESGADVTVGCVQVTLEQARAFGVMSVQEDGRVTALTEKPQQPEPMPGHDDVALVSMGIYVFNRDYLLQVLREDAENFASSRDFGRDVLPAAIGRDHVQAYPFSDPVSGKQAYWRDVGTVDAFYRANQELIQEEPELDLYDDEWPIWTYQAQLPPAKFMHDQRGKRGMAIDSMVSGGNIIAGASVRRSVLFSRVKVGPGAEVQEAVILPRVTVEDGCRIRRAVIDEGCRIPPGMVIGEDLETDRERFHVTPGGVVLVTAEMLGQEVAHVR
- a CDS encoding HD-GYP domain-containing protein; translated protein: METPPSKEAVEVPVEDLRPGMYLVELGVKWAMHPFLHNQFELDTASIRKIRDLGITRVKVDPRRGRGAADGGSAKEAEPPPRRASKAKGDGDGRRWARQLTQEARSAVRDLVRDARAGRALRMQDIDEISEELSVALYEHPDAMLAFGRIRSRDQYTYQHSVNVGVLLMAFARYLRMPEPHVRALGSAGIVHDIGKTLLPDAIIAKPGPLTPEEYQQVKDHPWRGAELLRQTPGATSLAVRIAEQHHERIDGTGYPYGLSGRELSIETRMAAIVDVYDAVTAIRSYHRGRPPTEGLRIIASEAGQALDATLIRRFVRCVGIYPPGSLVRLSTGKLAVVLEAHKRAADKPRVRVVYDISAERMIDPPPILDLSQGHPAHRIERAEDPASWALPPERFL
- a CDS encoding cation:proton antiporter, producing the protein MADIPAVEGLFNQFAILLLVAAVIGFIGTRLKQPLIVSFIAVGILVGPSALGWVDGHEPMMDLLAEIGIALLLFIVGLKLDLHLIRTMGPVALATGLGQVLFTSAVGFLIALALGMEPITALYVAVALTFSSTIIIVKLLSDKKEIDALHGRIAIGFLIVQDICVVLAMILITSLAAGEGDANVAMEVGQVLLTGVAMLLFVALMMRYVLPPLLNMLARTPELLVLFSIALAVAMATGGDLMGFSKEVGAFLAGIAIASTPYREAVASRLTALRDFLLLFFFISLGAQLDMGTIGDQVVPALIFSTFVLIGNPIIVLIIMGYMGYRKRTGFLAGLTVAQISEFSLILAALGMSVGHIGQDTMGLVTLVGLITIGASTYMILYSKPLYERLAPLLSVFERKVPHAEIALDSQPDQHYEADVVIFGLGRYGHQLAKNFKARGWRVLGVDFDPTLVGQWREEGHMAHYGDASDPEFPQTLPLARARWVISTVPDRDIGATLISALRSAGYQGKVAVTSHSRMDADYLRGQGPDRILLPFVDAAEMAVAGITGGQERGGGGR